In Natronococcus occultus SP4, the following proteins share a genomic window:
- a CDS encoding anthranilate synthase component I family protein, with amino-acid sequence MSDPRVVTAVDAVRAAVREEFSSGATAVRVPITVRLDVSDPFLAYRRARDDSGGIYLETTGGQPGWGYFGTDPVDGLTVGPEAVGLTDGESPTLAALEGVLDGESLARGECSIPYPCGAVGWLSYDIARELEELPESAVDDRGLPHLEVGVYDRLAAWEEPTDDAKPTELRIAACPRVEPGDDLEDAYERGRERALELARACLGGDPEVGAPPVATDEATFESDCGREAFADRVRRVKEYVRDGDTFQANISQRLAAPAAVHPVAAYDALRRVNPAPYSGLLEFRSADLVSASPELLLERGAPRAPESANGRRGDGTASNETSSKSRGPRGGEATFLRTEPIAGTRPRGATPEEDEALEADLLADEKERAEHAMLVDLERNDLGKVSEYGSVAVEEYRRIDRYSEVMHLVSDVTGRLRPDRSLADAIAAMFPGGTITGAPKPRTMEIIDELEATRRGPYTGSVGLFGFDGRATLNIIIRTLVRQAEEYHLRVGAGIVHDSDPDGEYDETLDKARALITAVDDALGERAGMGLEARDGGDGDD; translated from the coding sequence ATGAGCGATCCGCGCGTCGTCACCGCGGTCGACGCCGTTCGCGCCGCCGTCCGCGAGGAGTTTTCGTCCGGCGCCACGGCCGTCCGCGTTCCGATCACCGTTCGACTCGACGTCTCCGATCCCTTTCTCGCGTACCGCCGAGCCCGCGACGATTCCGGGGGCATCTACCTCGAGACCACCGGCGGCCAGCCCGGCTGGGGGTACTTCGGTACCGATCCCGTCGACGGGCTCACCGTCGGTCCAGAGGCCGTCGGACTAACCGACGGCGAGTCCCCGACGCTTGCCGCCCTCGAGGGCGTCCTCGACGGTGAGTCGCTCGCCCGCGGGGAGTGTTCGATCCCCTACCCCTGTGGCGCCGTCGGCTGGCTCTCCTACGACATCGCCCGCGAACTCGAGGAGCTCCCCGAGTCAGCGGTTGACGACCGTGGCCTGCCCCACCTCGAGGTCGGCGTCTACGACCGACTGGCGGCCTGGGAGGAGCCGACCGACGACGCCAAACCGACCGAGCTCCGGATCGCGGCCTGTCCGCGCGTCGAACCCGGCGACGACCTCGAGGACGCCTACGAACGGGGGCGGGAGCGGGCCCTCGAGCTCGCCCGGGCGTGTCTCGGCGGCGATCCCGAAGTCGGCGCCCCGCCCGTCGCGACCGACGAGGCGACATTCGAGAGCGACTGCGGCCGCGAGGCCTTCGCCGACCGCGTGCGGCGGGTCAAGGAGTACGTCCGGGACGGCGACACCTTCCAGGCGAACATCTCCCAGCGGCTGGCCGCGCCCGCCGCGGTCCACCCCGTCGCGGCCTACGACGCCCTGCGTCGGGTCAACCCCGCGCCGTACTCGGGGCTGCTCGAGTTCCGCAGCGCCGACCTGGTGAGCGCGAGCCCAGAGCTGCTGCTCGAGCGCGGGGCGCCACGCGCCCCGGAGTCAGCGAACGGACGGCGAGGCGATGGAACCGCCTCGAACGAGACGTCCTCGAAGTCTCGCGGTCCGCGAGGCGGTGAGGCCACGTTCCTCCGGACGGAGCCGATCGCGGGCACCCGTCCCCGCGGAGCGACCCCGGAGGAGGACGAGGCCCTCGAGGCCGACCTGCTCGCCGACGAGAAAGAACGTGCCGAACACGCGATGCTCGTCGACCTGGAGCGCAACGATCTGGGGAAGGTAAGTGAGTACGGCAGCGTCGCAGTCGAGGAGTACCGCCGGATCGACCGCTACTCGGAGGTGATGCACCTCGTCTCCGACGTCACCGGTCGGCTCCGCCCCGATCGGTCGCTCGCCGACGCGATCGCGGCGATGTTCCCCGGGGGGACGATCACGGGCGCGCCCAAACCCCGGACGATGGAGATCATCGACGAACTCGAGGCGACCCGTCGGGGCCCCTACACCGGCAGCGTCGGGCTCTTCGGCTTCGACGGGCGGGCGACGCTGAACATCATCATCCGGACCCTCGTCCGCCAGGCCGAGGAGTACCACCTCCGGGTCGGCGCGGGGATCGTCCACGACTCCGATCCCGACGGCGAGTACGACGAAACCCTCGACAAGGCACGGGCCCTGATCACCGCCGTCGACGACGCGCTCGGGGAGCGCGCCGGAATGGGCCTCGAGGCACGCGACGGAGGTGACGGCGATGACTGA
- a CDS encoding aminotransferase class IV, giving the protein MSDRLYHVDGELVPAAEATVSVDDRGFRYGDAAFETLRAYGGSVLGWDAHRERLAETCEALSLEHGLSGGDLRARIDETLDANALVDAYVRLSITRGVQPGKLTPRPEVEPTVVVYAKPLPRGGLEGDPVWDEPATVRSVETRRIPDAALPSGAKTHNYLNGILARTELEDADEALLSTVEGDVAEGATSNLFFVRDGCLHTPTTDADVLPGITRATVLELARGAGIEVEEGRYGLADVLGADEAFLTNRTWELRPIDVLDGVELGGGPVTERLSGLYDERVEERCYR; this is encoded by the coding sequence ATGAGCGACCGACTGTACCACGTCGACGGCGAGCTCGTCCCCGCCGCAGAGGCGACCGTCAGCGTCGACGACCGGGGCTTCCGGTACGGCGACGCCGCCTTCGAGACCCTACGGGCCTACGGCGGCTCCGTCCTCGGGTGGGACGCCCACCGCGAGCGCCTCGCGGAGACCTGCGAGGCCCTCTCCCTGGAGCACGGCCTCTCGGGGGGCGACCTGCGGGCGAGAATCGACGAGACCCTCGACGCGAACGCCCTCGTGGACGCCTACGTCCGCCTCTCGATCACCCGCGGCGTCCAGCCCGGGAAGCTGACCCCTCGTCCCGAGGTCGAGCCGACGGTCGTCGTTTACGCCAAACCGCTCCCCCGCGGCGGGCTCGAGGGCGACCCCGTCTGGGACGAGCCCGCGACGGTCCGCAGCGTCGAGACCCGACGGATCCCCGACGCAGCGCTTCCCTCTGGCGCGAAGACGCACAACTACCTCAACGGGATCCTCGCGCGGACCGAACTCGAGGACGCCGACGAGGCCCTGCTCTCGACGGTCGAGGGCGATGTCGCCGAGGGCGCCACGAGCAACCTGTTTTTCGTCCGCGACGGCTGTCTCCACACACCGACGACCGACGCCGACGTCCTGCCCGGGATCACCCGGGCGACCGTCCTCGAGCTGGCCCGGGGGGCAGGGATCGAGGTCGAGGAGGGACGGTACGGCCTCGCCGACGTCCTCGGAGCCGACGAGGCGTTCCTCACGAACCGCACCTGGGAGCTGCGACCGATCGACGTCCTCGACGGGGTCGAACTCGGGGGCGGCCCGGTGACCGAGCGGCTCTCGGGGCTGTACGACGAGCGCGTCGAGGAACGCTGTTACCGGTGA
- a CDS encoding D-aminoacyl-tRNA deacylase: MIAIVESRADSASVHICEQLRELADWTEREDDARPAGDGGGTYYRLEDAELRSFDDLHLELDRPAEAFDCDPELLVFASRHSGDTGALLTGHFTGSFGSAEFGGEDDALAAACPNALARLLAAFETHAPEEYEVGMECTHHGPSDVGCPSLFAELGSDEPQWADPDGAAAVARAILDLRGVDAHRSRQVVGFGGNHYAPRFQRIVEETEWAVGHIAADWALESMGHPESHREVIERAFEASRAELAVLDGEWPVLEDVLADLDRRIVGETWLRAVGDRSLELVDAVESELGRVAKGVRFGDRREDAFVVRELPADLLETAQGIDPDRVRKLVERHAVAFETENAGSRVGSRVALPDSGAKRELIEAVAGVLEAKFETVAVEDDAVVAEELAFDPELARTLGVSEGPAFGALADGEAVTVNGEEIDPEAVHRERTHRFEF, from the coding sequence GTGATCGCAATCGTCGAGAGCCGCGCCGACAGCGCCTCCGTCCACATCTGCGAGCAGCTCCGTGAGCTCGCCGACTGGACCGAACGCGAGGACGACGCCCGTCCTGCGGGCGACGGCGGCGGCACGTACTACCGGCTCGAGGACGCCGAGCTGCGCTCGTTCGACGACCTCCACCTCGAGCTCGACCGTCCCGCCGAAGCCTTCGACTGTGACCCGGAGCTGCTGGTGTTTGCCTCCCGGCACTCGGGGGACACCGGTGCCCTGCTGACGGGACATTTCACGGGAAGCTTCGGCTCGGCCGAGTTCGGCGGCGAGGACGACGCCCTCGCGGCAGCCTGTCCGAACGCCCTCGCCCGGCTGCTCGCGGCCTTCGAGACCCACGCGCCCGAGGAGTACGAGGTCGGGATGGAGTGTACCCACCACGGTCCGAGCGACGTCGGCTGTCCGTCGCTGTTTGCGGAGCTGGGCAGCGACGAGCCCCAGTGGGCAGACCCTGACGGCGCCGCGGCCGTCGCGCGGGCGATCCTCGACCTCCGGGGGGTCGACGCCCACCGATCCAGGCAGGTCGTCGGCTTCGGGGGCAACCACTACGCGCCCCGCTTCCAGCGGATCGTCGAGGAGACCGAGTGGGCGGTCGGCCACATTGCCGCCGACTGGGCCCTCGAGTCGATGGGCCACCCCGAGAGCCACCGCGAGGTCATCGAGCGCGCCTTCGAGGCGAGCCGCGCCGAACTGGCGGTGCTCGACGGCGAGTGGCCCGTCCTCGAGGACGTCCTGGCCGACCTCGATCGCCGGATCGTCGGCGAGACCTGGCTGCGCGCGGTCGGCGATCGCTCGCTCGAACTCGTCGACGCAGTCGAGTCCGAGCTCGGTCGCGTCGCCAAGGGCGTTCGCTTCGGCGACCGCCGCGAGGACGCGTTCGTCGTTCGCGAGCTGCCGGCCGACCTGCTCGAGACCGCCCAGGGGATCGACCCCGACCGGGTCCGGAAGCTGGTCGAACGCCACGCGGTCGCCTTCGAGACCGAAAACGCCGGCAGCCGCGTTGGGAGCCGTGTCGCCCTCCCCGACTCCGGAGCGAAACGGGAGCTTATCGAGGCCGTCGCCGGCGTCCTCGAGGCGAAGTTCGAGACCGTCGCGGTCGAGGACGACGCCGTCGTCGCCGAGGAGCTGGCGTTCGACCCCGAGCTCGCCCGAACCCTCGGCGTTTCCGAGGGGCCGGCGTTCGGCGCGCTTGCGGACGGGGAGGCGGTAACGGTCAACGGCGAGGAGATCGACCCCGAGGCCGTCCACCGCGAGCGAACCCACCGGTTCGAGTTCTGA
- a CDS encoding shikimate dehydrogenase produces MDVYGLIGNPVGHSLSPPMHEAAYDELGIDARYVTFEPAPDELEAAIRGAEALGVCGLNVTIPFKRDVLEFVEPDELAGRIGAVNTIDFSGPEPTGHNTDAAGALRALREDGVVLEDADVLVVGAGGAGRAISFGLADAGAAVTIANRTASTARELAADVPGADGRGLEDLGDVLADADVLVNATSVGMEEDATPVPAEALHGELAVLDAVYRPLETRLLRDAEDAGATTVDGAWMLLYQGVEAFELWTDRTAPVEEMNEALRSRL; encoded by the coding sequence ATGGACGTGTACGGACTGATCGGCAACCCCGTCGGTCACTCGCTGTCGCCGCCGATGCACGAGGCGGCCTACGACGAACTCGGTATCGACGCCCGATACGTCACCTTCGAACCCGCCCCCGACGAGCTCGAGGCGGCGATCCGCGGCGCCGAGGCGCTCGGCGTTTGCGGACTGAACGTGACGATCCCGTTCAAGCGGGACGTCCTCGAGTTCGTCGAGCCCGACGAGCTGGCGGGTCGGATCGGCGCGGTGAACACGATCGACTTCTCGGGCCCCGAGCCGACCGGCCACAACACCGACGCTGCCGGCGCCCTGCGGGCTCTGCGCGAGGACGGCGTCGTCCTCGAGGACGCCGACGTCCTCGTGGTTGGGGCCGGCGGCGCCGGGCGGGCGATCTCGTTCGGGCTCGCGGACGCCGGGGCCGCGGTGACGATCGCCAACCGCACCGCTTCGACGGCCCGCGAGCTCGCCGCCGACGTTCCCGGCGCCGACGGGCGGGGTCTCGAGGACCTCGGGGACGTCCTCGCCGACGCCGACGTCCTGGTCAACGCGACCAGCGTCGGGATGGAGGAGGACGCGACGCCGGTGCCAGCCGAGGCTCTCCACGGTGAGCTGGCGGTGTTAGACGCGGTGTATCGCCCCCTCGAGACCCGCCTGCTTCGGGACGCCGAGGACGCCGGCGCGACGACCGTCGACGGGGCGTGGATGCTGCTCTACCAGGGCGTCGAGGCGTTCGAGCTGTGGACGGACCGAACCGCCCCGGTCGAGGAGATGAACGAGGCGCTGCGTTCGCGACTGTAG
- a CDS encoding calcium/sodium antiporter yields MLSETGVSLLLLVAGVVALYAGAELLVAGAGRLALGIGLRAATVGVTVIAFATTAPELFVATIGALDVSTDIGLGAVLGSNIANVGLVLGVAALIKPLSVSETVMKRHVPFMVFAALLLAAFGVNGRIGRLEGAIFLLVLAGFTAYLLYYVNADPMPVDETPEAGDRDGVSARDLALVGGGLLALVVGSRWLVAGGTDLLLELGFSELFVGLTVLALGTSLPELAASVVGAVRGETGFAIGNVVGSNIYNVLAVLGIVALITPIEIAPSTLRFELPMLVGFTVLLVAMMGYGRRLSRLDGATLLAAYLGFVYLLLP; encoded by the coding sequence ATGCTGTCGGAAACCGGGGTTTCGCTGCTCCTGCTGGTCGCCGGGGTCGTCGCGCTGTACGCCGGGGCCGAGCTGCTGGTCGCCGGTGCCGGTCGCCTCGCACTGGGAATCGGGCTCCGGGCGGCGACCGTCGGCGTGACCGTGATCGCGTTCGCGACGACCGCCCCCGAGCTGTTCGTCGCGACGATCGGCGCCCTCGACGTCTCGACCGACATCGGGCTGGGCGCCGTCCTCGGCTCGAACATCGCCAACGTGGGGCTGGTGCTGGGCGTCGCCGCGCTCATCAAGCCGCTGTCGGTCAGCGAGACCGTGATGAAACGCCACGTCCCGTTTATGGTGTTCGCGGCGCTGTTGCTCGCCGCCTTCGGCGTGAACGGCCGAATCGGACGACTCGAGGGCGCGATCTTCCTGCTGGTGCTTGCCGGATTTACCGCCTACCTGCTGTACTACGTCAACGCCGATCCGATGCCCGTCGACGAGACACCCGAGGCCGGCGACCGCGACGGGGTCTCGGCCCGGGACCTCGCACTCGTCGGTGGGGGGCTGCTCGCGCTGGTCGTCGGCTCGCGGTGGCTCGTCGCCGGCGGCACCGACCTGCTGCTCGAACTCGGCTTCTCGGAGCTGTTCGTCGGGCTCACCGTGCTGGCGCTTGGCACCTCATTACCCGAACTCGCCGCCTCCGTCGTCGGCGCCGTCCGCGGCGAGACGGGGTTTGCCATCGGGAACGTCGTCGGCTCGAACATCTACAACGTCCTCGCGGTGCTCGGGATCGTCGCGCTGATCACGCCCATCGAGATCGCCCCGAGCACGCTTCGGTTCGAGCTTCCGATGCTGGTCGGCTTTACCGTTCTCCTGGTCGCAATGATGGGGTACGGGCGTCGTCTCTCCCGGCTCGACGGCGCGACCCTCCTCGCGGCCTACCTCGGTTTCGTTTACCTGCTCCTCCCGTAG
- a CDS encoding anthranilate synthase component II, whose protein sequence is MTERTRILVVDNYDSFVYNLVQYVGEAVAATSARNRSEDADAVLVRRNDELDLADVRELDPTGIVVSPGPGTPQEAGISIPLFAETEYPILGVCLGHQALCAAEGAPVEHAPHVVHGKPSQVSHDGSGLFDGLPERFQVGRYHSLAVERGDLPESLVETARTADERSVLMAVRHREKPQLGVQFHPESILTRDPGEDADGEISLSVGKRMIENFCRFAASRSDSEGER, encoded by the coding sequence ATGACTGAGCGAACGCGAATACTGGTCGTGGATAACTACGACTCCTTCGTGTACAACCTCGTCCAGTACGTCGGCGAAGCGGTCGCTGCGACGTCGGCCCGCAACCGGAGCGAGGACGCCGACGCCGTCCTCGTCAGGCGCAACGACGAGCTCGATCTCGCGGACGTCCGCGAGCTCGATCCGACGGGGATCGTCGTCTCGCCCGGTCCCGGCACGCCCCAGGAGGCCGGGATCTCGATCCCGCTGTTTGCCGAGACCGAGTACCCGATCCTCGGGGTCTGTCTGGGTCACCAGGCGCTGTGTGCCGCCGAGGGCGCGCCCGTCGAGCACGCACCCCACGTCGTTCACGGCAAACCCTCACAGGTCTCTCACGACGGTTCGGGGCTGTTCGACGGGCTTCCCGAGCGGTTCCAGGTCGGGCGCTACCACTCGCTGGCCGTCGAGCGAGGCGACCTGCCCGAGAGCCTCGTCGAGACCGCCCGGACCGCCGACGAGCGAAGCGTCCTGATGGCGGTGCGCCACCGCGAGAAACCCCAGCTCGGCGTGCAGTTTCACCCCGAGAGCATCCTCACGCGCGATCCCGGCGAGGACGCCGACGGGGAGATCTCGCTGTCGGTCGGCAAGCGAATGATCGAGAACTTCTGTCGGTTCGCCGCCTCGCGGTCCGACTCGGAGGGCGAGCGATGA
- a CDS encoding NUDIX hydrolase: MSETEETTYVGKACAYITRETGELLVFEGPGHEGLQIPKGTLEGDESPREGLFREVREESGLATLQGTDHLTTDIWVRYQSPPKYYVRHFFHATVHEPRDSWTHTVQDGGDEHGAEFEFSWIEPTGDRKFALDLDDYVGLLPSSTAGPDRRVASD; encoded by the coding sequence ATGAGCGAAACGGAAGAAACCACGTACGTCGGGAAGGCCTGTGCGTACATTACCCGGGAGACGGGCGAGTTGCTCGTCTTCGAAGGGCCGGGGCATGAAGGCCTGCAGATTCCGAAGGGCACCCTCGAGGGCGACGAATCCCCTCGAGAGGGGCTGTTCCGCGAGGTACGCGAGGAGAGCGGTCTGGCGACGCTGCAGGGAACGGACCACCTCACGACTGACATCTGGGTGCGATACCAGTCCCCGCCGAAGTACTACGTCCGTCATTTCTTCCACGCGACCGTCCACGAGCCCCGCGACAGCTGGACGCATACGGTCCAAGACGGCGGCGACGAGCACGGTGCCGAGTTCGAGTTCAGCTGGATCGAGCCGACGGGCGACCGCAAGTTCGCGCTGGATCTCGACGACTACGTCGGCCTGTTGCCATCCTCGACGGCCGGCCCCGATCGACGCGTCGCCTCCGACTGA
- a CDS encoding helix-hairpin-helix domain-containing protein produces MAILQKLKSLLGFDDSDPERGDSRDVGVTVEREREADPDEESAAAGTTASASTGSMTEADDSPHTAAEPAEATGPTQSDATPTESKAPGEAGVRDEELVDDAEPEAEDVELEDPAESDDTDEDGAENEPVAESEPASEPEPADDPAAESEDAVDEDVVDEAEPAAASDGEDSTAAADDDADSAEVPDEPVDVIKGIGPAYADRLADAGVETVAELADADATVLESETEISEKRIQGWIDRAKVR; encoded by the coding sequence ATGGCAATCCTCCAAAAGCTGAAGTCGCTGTTGGGGTTCGACGACTCTGACCCGGAGCGTGGGGACAGCCGGGACGTCGGGGTAACGGTCGAACGAGAACGAGAGGCCGATCCCGACGAGGAGTCGGCGGCCGCTGGAACCACGGCATCGGCGTCGACGGGGTCGATGACCGAGGCCGACGACTCTCCGCATACGGCGGCGGAACCGGCCGAGGCGACGGGACCCACCCAGTCGGACGCGACGCCGACCGAATCGAAAGCACCCGGAGAGGCGGGCGTCCGGGACGAGGAGCTCGTCGACGACGCCGAGCCGGAAGCCGAGGACGTCGAGCTCGAGGATCCGGCCGAGTCGGACGACACGGACGAGGACGGAGCCGAGAACGAGCCGGTGGCCGAAAGCGAACCGGCGAGCGAGCCCGAACCGGCCGACGACCCCGCGGCCGAGAGCGAGGACGCGGTCGACGAAGACGTCGTCGACGAGGCCGAACCCGCGGCGGCGTCCGACGGGGAGGACTCGACTGCAGCAGCCGACGACGACGCCGATTCCGCCGAGGTTCCCGACGAGCCGGTCGACGTCATCAAGGGAATCGGTCCCGCCTACGCCGACCGGCTGGCCGACGCGGGCGTCGAAACCGTCGCCGAGCTCGCCGACGCCGACGCCACCGTCCTCGAGTCCGAGACCGAAATCTCCGAGAAGCGCATCCAGGGCTGGATCGACCGCGCGAAAGTTCGCTGA